DNA from Halogeometricum sp. S1BR25-6:
AGGATGACGTCCGTCTCGGAGAACGCGTTCGGCTCCGTCCGGCCGCTGACGAAGACGCCGTACTTGCCGATGGGGAGGACGACGGCGCTCCGGAGCGGCGACTCCGAGGACTCCTCGGCGGCCAGGTCGTCGAACACCGCGCTGGTGCTGCTGGCGTACACCTGCCACGGGATATCGGAGTCGGGGCCGAACAGCGACCCGTCGCCGACGTACGCCTCGGCGGCCTCGGTGCGCGCGGTGACGACGAGTTCGCCCGCCTCGTCGTACAGTTTGATGTTCGAGAGGGGGAACTCGAGCGTCTCCGCGGCCGCCCGGGCGGCCAGTTCGCACACCTCCTCGGCAGTCTCGGCAGTCGTCAGCGCCTGCGCCGTCTCGTTGAGCGAAGCGAGTTGCGCCTCCCTACGCTGTCGTTCGGTGACGTCGCGGACGACGCCGACGCGGCCGTACGTCCCGTCGCCCAGCGGGAACGGCGAGATGCGCGTCTCCGTGGGGACGTCGCCGTGCGGCGTCGGCACCGTCGTCTCGTAGGTGACGACGTTCTCGTCGTTCCGGAGCAGTTCCGCCAGCAACGATTCGACCTCCTCGTTGGTCTCTTCGTCGGACACGGTCGTCGCCGGTTCGCCGAGCAGTTCCTCCTCGGACCGCCCGACCAGTTCGGTGTACGCCCGGTTGACCGCGACGAACCGGCTCCGGTCGTCGAGGACGTACACGCCGTCCTGAACCGTCTGAACCATCGCCTCGTACCGCTCTAGCTCTCGCTCGCGGCGCTTGCGTTCGGAGACGTCGCGGGCGACGCCGACGAAGCGGCGCCCGTTCGCCGAGCGGAACTCGTTGAACGCGAGGCTCAGTTGGACCTCGTGGCCGTCGCGGTGGAGGGCGGGGAGTTCGACCTCCCCCCAGTCGAGGCGGCGTTCGCCCGTCGCGAGGTAGCGGGCCAGTCCGCGCCTGTGGCGGGCCCCCATCTCCTCGGGCACGATGACGTCCAACGACTCGCCCACGAGGTCCTCCGGCGGGTAGCCGAGGATGTCCTCGACGGCCGGGTTCACGAACCGGATGACGTTCTCCTCGTCGATGGAGAGGATGAGGTCCGAGGAGACGCCGAGAAGCGTTTCGAGCGTCTCCCGGGCTTCTCCGTCCGTCCGCTCGGATGGTGCCGTCCGAGCGGCGACGGCGTAGTCGCCGAGGACGGCGGCGCCGTCGGGACCGGTGTCCGGGACGTACTCGTCGACGCCGGCCTCGCGGACCCGACCGAGGAGTTCGGGCGAGTGGGCGGCGTCGAACAGGACCGTCGTGACCGACGGATACCGCGCGGCGACGGACGCGAGGAAGCCGACGCCGTCGGCGGCGAACGAGGCGTCTCCGTCGGTGTCGGGAGGCGCGTCGTCGTCGGGCGGGGGACCACCGGAGGATTCGACGGTCGGAAGTTCGAACCGAGCGACCACGCAGTCGACCGACGACTCCGAGAGCGCCGTCTCGGCGGCCGAGACGGTTGCGACGGTCCGGAGTCGGAGGTTCGGGTGCGACTCCCGGAGGGTCGCACGAAGGGCGTCAGTGCGGTCCCGGTCAGGGTCGACGTAGAGGGCGAGGGGTTCGTCTGAGGACATGGAAGGCGGGCGAGAGGTAGGCGGCGTTAGCGAATCTATGTGTCTGGCTATCTGATAAATGACTCGGCCGCGGCGAACGGTGCTGCGGAGGCGGCCGGAGACGGCGTATCGACGGCGCCGGGCCGCGGTTCGAACGGTATATCTCTGTCACGTCCGCTCGCCGCCGGGTCGACGTCGCGGTCGGTGATTCGTCGGAGTGCGGACCCGCTGCGGTCGCCCTCGGAGAAGAGGGCAATCGAGTTGCTAAGGTACGCTCGCCGTACTAGTCATGGACAGTTAATTTCCGATAAGCATAGATGATGTAAAAAGAGGTTTCAACGGCAGCGTGTAAACATATCATCGAAGTTATCGTCTTACGGTACGCCGGCGAGCGGTGCTCCCTCGACCGCTCGTCGTCCCCCATCCATGACAAGCAGACAGTCCAGCGACCCGTCCGGCGTCACCGAATCTACACTCAGACACTGCGAGAACTGCGGCGGTCGTCGAGAGCACACGGTCCACCTCGAGTTGCACCAATGCAAGACGAGAGACGACGTCCGAGTCGAGAACAAGCACTACGCGAAGAAACCGTACCGAATCGCGACGTGCGTCTACTGCGGTGAATCGTCGAGAGAGAAGATCATCTGACGAACGGTTCGCGCCGGATAGAAATCGGAGCACGCAGGTTTCGTCGGGACGTTCCGCGCGCCGTCCACAGTTCTCCCGGACGCGGGAACGGAGAGAGTCGAGGCAACGGCTGGTAGCACGGAGTATGTGAAAAAATCGGATCGGGAGTCGCCCGCAGTTCGCGGTCGTATATCCGTCGGATATACGGTCCGCGTTTAGATGACGCGGTTCTGGAGGTAGTCGAGGTGCTTCGCGTTGTAGACGATTTTGACCTCGTCTGCCTCCGGCGACCCGATGCAAGTGAGACGGACGTTCTTGTCAGAGACCTCCTCGTCGGAGAGAATCTGCTGCATGTCCATCTCGATTTCGCCCTCTTTCAGGATGGCCGCGCAGTTCGCGCAGGCGCCCGCGCGGCACGAGAAGGGCCAGTCGTAGCCCTGCGCCTCGGCCGCTTCGAGGATGTACTCGCCCTGGTTGACTTCGAGAGAGCCGTAGTCTTCGTCGTCGAAGTCCGCGTCTGCGGCCTTCTCGAAGAGGTCGTTGTCGTCGATTTCCCAGCCGTTGTCGTCGAGTACTTCGTAGTTGAGGTATTCTACCGTGGGCATCACCGCTTGGTTCACGACGCACGCCATTAGACTTTGCTGTTCTTCGCCGAAAATCGGACCCCCGGATCGGCCGAATTTCGGTTATTTGGCCCGCCTAAACCCAATCGCGGTCACAGCGCCGTGACCGAGAACAGCGCGTAGGAGGCGACGGCCGACAGCGACGGCGTGAGCAACCAAAAGAAGATGACGCGACCGGTCGTCCCCGGGTCGAACAGGTCTGACCCGGCGAGGTCCGTCTCCGATTCCTCGCCGACCGGCGGCACGTCCTCGCGCGTCTCGGCGGTCAGCGCGTTCACCGACATGCCGGGGGACTTCCCGCCGATGGCCTCGCCGATAGTCACCGTGCGGGTCGCCCGCCCCCAGCCGAGTCCGACGATGCACATCGTCGCCGAGACGGCGAGGCTGGCGGGGATGCCGATGTACGAGAGGAACGTGATGAGCGACGCCGACACCGTCTCGACGATGAGCGCCGCGAGGATGGGCAGTTCGGTGAGGTCGTTGCCGACGGTGTCGAGCGTCCTGCGGGCGATGGTGAACGCGCCGAGACCGATGGCGCCCGCGCCGAGGAGGATACCCTCGTTGATTCCGAGGGCGCCGTTGCCGACGAGGGGGGCGACGGCGTTGGCGGCGTTCGACGCGCCCGCGGAGTAGGCCATGTAGCAGGCGATGACGACGACGAGGACAGTGCTGGCCGCCTCGCGGACGGTCGTGTTCGGACCGAGTTTCGGCGTCGGGACGCCGTAGCTGTCTATCTCGACGAGCGGTCCCGGCGAACTGTCGAGTTTGAGTTTCGCGTCGAGATGCGGGTAGACGTACCGGCCCACCATGGCGCAGGTCCAGAAGGCGATGACGGGGGCGACGATCCACCACGAGACGATTTCGAGCATCACGCCCTCGTCGAGCGTCCCCGTCGCGACGCCGAGACCGGCGATGGCGCCGACGGCGGTCATCGAGGTGGAGGCGGGGACGCCGAACGTGTTCGAGATGAGAAGCGCGAGGCCGACGAAGAAGAGGACGGCGACGCTCGCCGCGAGCGTGAACTCCGACTGCGGGACGATCTGACCGCCCATCGTCTTGATAACCTCCCGCCCGGCGGTCCACGCGCCGAACAGGGCGAACGCGGTCATCAGCGCGGCCGCTGCGAGTTTGCTGAGGAGGCCGCTGCCGACGGCCGGGCCGAAGGCGACGCCGGTGGAGGAACCGCCGATGTTGAAGCCGACGAAGACGGCGACCAACAGACCGACGACGAGGAGTATTTCGACCACGGAAAAGCGTTCGTGAGTGCGGTGGATAAGCCTCATCATCCGGCTCGACCGTCGCGGCGCGACAGATAGTACGAAAGGAGCGGGTCGGCCACGTCCGAACCGAGGGTCGGGGCGTCGAACCGCCTACTCCCCCGTTCGACCGATTTCGGAAGCCGGGGGCCCTCTCAGTCCGTCGCCGTCTCGATGGCCTGTTCGAGGTCCGCGACGATGTCCGCGGCGTCCTCGACGCCGACGGAGAGACGGACCATGTCGGGCGTCACGCCCGCGGCCGCCTGTTCGTCTTCCGTGAGCTGCTGGTGGGTCGTCGACGCCGGGTGGATGACGAGCGTCTTCGCGTCGCCCACGTTGGCGAGGAGCGAGGCGAGTTCTACCTCGTTGACGGTCCCTCTGGCGGCCTCATAGCCCTCGGCGAGGCCGAACGTGATCATCCCGCCGTAGCCGCCGTCCAAATACTTCGAGGCCTCCTCGTGCGTCTCGTGGGATTCGAGGCCGGGGTAGTTCACCCACGAGACGGCGTCGTGGTCCTCCAGGAACTCCGCGACGGCCATCGCGTTCTCGCAGTGGCGGTCCATCCGCAGCGGGAGCGACTCTATCTTCTCGAGGGTGGTCCAAGCGTCGAACGGTGACTGGGCGTTACCCAAATCGCGCAGACCCCGGGCGATGGCCGCGTAGGTGAACGCCGCCTCGCCGAACCGCTCGGAGAAGTCGACGCCGTGGTACGCCGGGTTCGGCTTCGCTATCTCGGAGTACTTCTCGGCGTGTTCGGTCCACGGGAACGACCCGCCGTCGACGAGGACGCCGCCGACCGTCGTGCCCGCGCCGTGTATCCACTTCGTCGTCGACTCCCACACCAAGTCGGCGCCGTGTTCGAGCGGTCGGCACAGGTAGGGCGTGGCGAACGTGTTGTCGACGAACAGAGGGACGCCGTTGTCGTGCGCTACCTCCGAGAGACGCTCGAAGTCGGGCGTCACGAGCGCCGGGTTGCCGATGGTCTCGACGTGGACGAACGCGGTGTCCTCGTCGATGGCCTCGTCGTAGGCGTCGTAATCCAGCGTGTCGACGAACTTCGTCGTGACGCCGCGTCGCTCGACGGTGTGCGTGAGGTAGGTGTACGTCCCGCCGTACAGCGAGGACGCCGAGACGATGTTGTCGCCCGCCTCTGCGAGGAGAAACGTGGCGAGGTCGAACGCCGCCATCCCGGAGGCGGTGGCCGCCGCGCCCACGCCACCTTCGAGTGAGGCGAGGCGTTCCTGCAGCATCGCGACGGTGGGGTTCATCAGCCGCGAGTAGATGTAGCCCTCTTTTTCGAGGGCGAACTGCCCCGCGGCGTCCTCGGCGTCGTCGAAGACGTAGGAGGTGGTCTGGTAGATGGGCGGCGCGCGCGACCCGGTGGCCGCGTCCGGTTCCTGTCCGGCGTGGAGGCTCCTCGTGCTGAACCCCTGCGTTCCGTTCGCTTCGTTCCCGTCGGTTCCGTCGTCCGCGTTGTCTGTCTCGTCCGCCATGCGCGTGAGGACGCGTGACGGGGTGTTAAAACGAGGCGGCGCGCGGCGGGCGGCGCTACGTCGCGTCGCCCCGCGGCCCGTTCAGCGACGCCCCCGAGAAGAACAGGAGGAGACCGACGACGCCCGCGATAACGACGACGAGCGGCGAGAACGCGTACAGGACGAGTCCGAGGGCCGCGACGGCGACCAAGAGCGTGCCGACGGTGATGGCCCAGGACCGACCGCGACCCGCGACGAGCGCCAGACCGACGAGGGCGACGACGGCGCCCGCGAGGCCGACGACGACGAAGACGTTTATCTCGCCCACGAGGAGCGCATCGAGACCTCTCGGGACCGTCGCGGACCCGACGAGCAGGCCGTAGTAGGCGACGAAGGCGCCGACGGCAGCGGCGACGAGGCCGCCGAGTCGACCGAAGAGACGAGCGAACGACATACGAACGCCGTCGTTCGGCGACGGGAAAGTCGCTTCGGGTCCCGTTCACGTTCCGTCTCGACGACCGACCGATGCCGCCGCGAACAGCAGACAGAGACCGGTACAGCCGACGAGGACGACACTCTGTGTCGAGTTCGTGCCGACGGCGAGGAGGGCGACGGCGGCGAAGGCGACGACTCCGCCGACCGAGATACCGAGCGCTCGGCCGCGCCCGGCCGCGACCGCGAGACCGCCGACGAGAAACCCGAGACCGCAGAGTCCGGCGGCGACGAGGATGTTCAGCGGGTTGCCGCGGACGAGAAGCGCGAGCCCCGTCCCCCCGGCCACGCGAGCGAAGAATCCACCTCCGACGAGGACGGCGCCGACGACCGCGACGGCGAGACCGGCGAGTCGAGCGACGAGGCGAATCACCGACTGAACAGCGAGGAGTGCACCGGCGCGAAATCCCGGTCGTCCGGCAGCGACTCGGGTTCCTCCTCCGTGTCGTGAATCGCGCGGCCCTCCACGCCCGCGTCGAGGAAGTCCCGGAGCGGCGGGCCGACCTTCTCGGGTTCGACGAGGAAGGCGTCGTGGCCGTGGTCGGACTCGACGACGTGGTGGGCGACGGGGGCGTCGAGGTCGCGGAGCGACTCGGCCAGCGACTCGGACTGCTCGCTCGTGAAGTGCCAATCGCCCGTGAAGGAGAGCAGCAGCGTGTCCCCCTCGAAGGCGGCGAGGGCGTCGGCGTCGTCCTCGTAGCCCTCCGCGAGGTCGTAGTCGTCCATCGCGCGCGTGAGGTAGAGGTAGGAGTTCGCGTCGAATCGCTCGACGAACTTCTCGGCCTGGTAGTCGAGGTACGACTCCACGTCGCGGTAGGGGAAGTACGCGGCGGCGGGGTCCGTCGGGAACGACTCCCGTTGGGCGTCGCGGCCGGCGGCGCGCCGGCCGAACTTCCGCTCCATCGACGCCTTCGAGAGGTACATGACGTGTCCGAGTTGGCGCGCGAGGGCGAGGCCGTCCGTCGGGGGGTCCGAATCGTAGTAGTCGCCGCCGTTCCAGTCCGGGTCGGTGGTGATGGCGCGCCGGGCGATGGCGTCGAGGGCGAGACACTGCGGGTCGAGGCGGCCGGCGGCGGCGACGACGGCGAGGTGGCGCACGTCGTCCGGGTAGCGCTGCGCCCAGTCGAGGGCGTTCATCCCGCCGACGCTGCCGCCGACGACGGCGTGCAGGCGGCCGACGCCGAGTTCGTCGAGGAGGAGACGCTGGGCGCGCGTCCAGTCGCCGACCGTGACCGGAGGAAAGTCGGTGCCGTAGGGGTCGCCGTCCGGACCGGGCGAGGCGGGGCCGGTCGTCCCGTAGCAGGACCCGGGGACGTTCGCGCAGACGACGTAGTAGTCGTTCGTGTCGATGGCCTTCCCCGCGCCGACGATGTCGTTCCACCACGCGCGGGCCTGGCCGGCCGTGTTCGTCCCGTATCCGGCGACGTTCTGGCTGCCGGTGAGGGCGTGGCAGACGAGGACGGCGTTGTCGCCATCGAACTCGCCGTAGGACTCGTAGGCGACTTCGAGAGAAGGAATGTCCGCGCCGCACTCGAAGTCGAACGCGCCCACATCGACGGTGCCGTTGTCGGTCTGCATCTTACCGTGTCGCCTCCGCGGCCCGGCGAATCGACCCGTCCAGGTCGGCGACGATGTCTTCTGCGTCCTCGATGCCGACCGAGAGGCGGAGCATGTCGGGACCGACGCCCGCCGCCCGCTGTTCGTCGGCGCTCAACTGCGCGTGCGTCGTGGAGGCGGGGTGGATGAGGAGCGTCTTCGCGTCGCCAATGTTGGCGAGGAAGGAGGCGAGGTCGGTGTTCTCGCAGGTGCGCTTGGCCGCCTCGTAGCCGTCCGCGAGGCCGAAGGTGACCATCCCGCCGAATCCGTGTTGGAGGTATTCGCTCGCGTTTCCGTGCGTCGGGTGGTCCTCGAAGCCCGGATACGAGACCCACGCCACGTCCTCGTGGTCGCGGAGGGCCTCGGCCACCGCGCGGGCGTTCGCGCAGTGTTTCTCCATCCGAAGCGGGAGGGTCTCGACGCCCTGAATCGTCTGCCAGGCGTCGAACGGCGACTGCTGATTTCCCAAGGTTCGGAGCGAGCGCTGGCGGGCGGCCATCGCGAACGCTCGGTCGCCGAACCGCTCGACGAAGTCGACGCCGAACGCGGGGTTCTCCCCGGAGAGTTCGTCGTAGTCGGCGCGCTTCCACGGGAACGTCCCGCCGTCGACGAGGACGCCACCGACCGTCGTTCCCGACCCGTGTATCCACTTCGTCGTCGACTCCCAGACGATGTCGGCGCCGTGTTCGATGGGGCGGCACAGGTAGGGCGTCGCGAACGTGTTGTCGACGACCAAGGGGGCGCGCGCCTCGTGGGCGATGTCGGCCAGACGCTCGAAGTCCGGCGTCTTCAGCGAGGGGTTGGCGATGGTCTCGACGTGGACGAACGCGGTGTCCTCGTCGACGGCTTCCTCGTAGGCGTCGTAGTCGAGGGTGTCCACGACGCGCGTCTCGACGCCGCGGCGCGAGGCCATCTTCGTGAGGTACGTGGAGGTGCCGCCGTACATGTCCGCGGAGGCGACGACGTTGTCGCCGACGGAGGCGAGGATGCTCGCGGCGGCGTCGAAGGCGGCCATGCCCGAGGCGGTGGCGACGGCGCCGACGCCCGATTCGAGCGCCGCCAACCGGTTTTCGAGCACGCGCGTCGTCGGGTTCGAGATGCGCGAGTAGACGTCGCCCTCGGCGTCCAGCGAGTAGAGGTCCGCGGCGCGGTCGGCGTCCTCGAACAGGTACGAGGTGGTTTGGTAGATGGGCGGCGCGCGCGACCCGGTGGCCGAATCCGGCTCCTGCCCGGCGTGGAGGCTCCGGGTGTGGAACCCGTGTGTCATGTACTACACGCATATTCCCCGTGAGAGATATAACCTGCGGTTACGGTAGCCGGCGGCGGGGGTCGGGCGCACCGAAGTGTTTTTTCGCTCCGCAGAACGTCTCCGACTCATGTCGAATCAGACGGGCGCGGCGGACGCCCGAATCGAGGTGGGGTACGACGCCGCGGTGTACGAGCGATTCCGCGGCGGGGAGTCGAATCCCGACGCGGCCGTGCGAGTGCTGGCCGGCGGTCGGGAACTGGTACGGGGGCGCGACGGACTTCGCCGGTACTGCGACCGACTGCTCGACGCCGCGGAGTCGGTGCTCGCCGGAACCGCCGCGACCGTCGAGTGCTACGGCGGCGGCGGGCGATACCGCCTCGTCCCCGCGGGCGAGACGCTCCGAATCGTCCCGGACGCCGAACGGTGGCCGGGGGCGGGCGCGGACGACGAAGCGGAGGCGAGTGGAGAGATAGACGCGGATACGAGCGCGGACGGAGACAAGGACCGGGACGTGGCCGTCGCCGTCGACCGCGAGGAGTTCGTGACCGAGATACTGCGGACGGCCGAGACGTTCTGCGACGTGGCCGTGGGAGCGAACCCGGCGCTGGGGGCGGACGTCGCTCCGGTGCGCGAACGCGTCGGTGCCGTCCGCGTCGCCGCCGCGGGGTTCGGGGAGTGGGGCCTGCCCGTCCGCCTGCTCGACGCCGTCCCGGAGACGGCGTACGGCGGGACGGTGTACGCCCAGACGGCCGTCGTCGCCGCCGGCGACGCTCGCTTCGGCGCCTTCGACGGCGACACGCTTGCCGACGACACCGCGCGCGACGCGCCGGCCGCGGCCCGAATCTGGCTCTCGGACGTCGAGGCGGTCGCCCGCGGCGACGGCGTCGGGCGGTACATCGAACCCAACCCGGACGCCCTCGTCTGGCACGACCACGCCTTCGCCGGCGAGGTGGTCTCGGTCGGTCCGGTGCCGACGTCGGCGCGCACGCCCGCCGACCGCGCCCCCGAGCGGTACGCGCTGTTGGACGTCGGGGCGGGCACGGTGGCGTTCGACCCCGACGAGGTGGCGACGGGCGACGGAAACAGCGGAAACGGCGAAAGCGACGGTTCGGTCGCCGTCGGCGACCGTCTCCGACTTCGAGCCTCGCGCGTCCACCTGAGCGACATCGCCGTCACCGACGCGCCGTCGCTGAGCGACCGGTCGGACGCGTCGCTCCGCGACTCGCTGTCCGACCCCGCGCGCCGCGGCGCCGCCGCCGCGGAACTCGCCCGGCGCGGGGCCGACGACGCCGCGGCCGCCCTCGTCGACTGTCTGCGTTCCGACCCGCCGGTGGCGGACCGCCGCGCCCTCGTCCGCGCACTGGACGTGTTGGACGACCGAGCGGCCGTTCCGGGACTGGTCGACCGACTGGGCGACCCCGACCCCGACGTGCGCCGGGCCGTCGCGGGCGCCCTCGCCACCATCGGCGACCCCGAGGCGACGGACCCCTTGTTGGCCGCCGTGCGCTCGGAGTCCGACGCCGCCACGCGCCGCGCCGTCGCCCGCGCGGCCCGCGACGTCGACCCCACGGGCGCTCTCGACTACTTCGCCGGTCTCGTCCGCACCGACACCGACCCCGAGGTACGCGAGACGGTGGTCCGCGTGCTCAGCGGAACGCGGAGCGTCCACGCCGAGGCGCTGGTCGTGGAGGCCCTCGACGACCCGGACACCGCCGTCGCCTGCGAGGCCATCGACGCGGTCCGG
Protein-coding regions in this window:
- the fer gene encoding ferredoxin Fer; the encoded protein is MPTVEYLNYEVLDDNGWEIDDNDLFEKAADADFDDEDYGSLEVNQGEYILEAAEAQGYDWPFSCRAGACANCAAILKEGEIEMDMQQILSDEEVSDKNVRLTCIGSPEADEVKIVYNAKHLDYLQNRVI
- the metX gene encoding homoserine O-acetyltransferase MetX; amino-acid sequence: MQTDNGTVDVGAFDFECGADIPSLEVAYESYGEFDGDNAVLVCHALTGSQNVAGYGTNTAGQARAWWNDIVGAGKAIDTNDYYVVCANVPGSCYGTTGPASPGPDGDPYGTDFPPVTVGDWTRAQRLLLDELGVGRLHAVVGGSVGGMNALDWAQRYPDDVRHLAVVAAAGRLDPQCLALDAIARRAITTDPDWNGGDYYDSDPPTDGLALARQLGHVMYLSKASMERKFGRRAAGRDAQRESFPTDPAAAYFPYRDVESYLDYQAEKFVERFDANSYLYLTRAMDDYDLAEGYEDDADALAAFEGDTLLLSFTGDWHFTSEQSESLAESLRDLDAPVAHHVVESDHGHDAFLVEPEKVGPPLRDFLDAGVEGRAIHDTEEEPESLPDDRDFAPVHSSLFSR
- a CDS encoding PAS domain S-box protein translates to MSSDEPLALYVDPDRDRTDALRATLRESHPNLRLRTVATVSAAETALSESSVDCVVARFELPTVESSGGPPPDDDAPPDTDGDASFAADGVGFLASVAARYPSVTTVLFDAAHSPELLGRVREAGVDEYVPDTGPDGAAVLGDYAVAARTAPSERTDGEARETLETLLGVSSDLILSIDEENVIRFVNPAVEDILGYPPEDLVGESLDVIVPEEMGARHRRGLARYLATGERRLDWGEVELPALHRDGHEVQLSLAFNEFRSANGRRFVGVARDVSERKRRERELERYEAMVQTVQDGVYVLDDRSRFVAVNRAYTELVGRSEEELLGEPATTVSDEETNEEVESLLAELLRNDENVVTYETTVPTPHGDVPTETRISPFPLGDGTYGRVGVVRDVTERQRREAQLASLNETAQALTTAETAEEVCELAARAAAETLEFPLSNIKLYDEAGELVVTARTEAAEAYVGDGSLFGPDSDIPWQVYASSTSAVFDDLAAEESSESPLRSAVVLPIGKYGVFVSGRTEPNAFSETDVILANILVANVRAALERTDREQTLREQKEELEARTASLERVNRINTVIRDLTRALTEATSREEIEQVVCTQLANADPYRFVWIGEQETVGGDLVSRTSAGVGRGYLDEITVTADDSPTGRGPAGRAVRTREPQVQNNLHTDPPFEPWRAKALQRGFRASISVPLVYKETMYGVLNLYAGEPGVFDELEVNVLAELGKTIGFAINALERRKALVSDRAVELEFRMDGVDIAPVTLASETGSTFELDALVERGDGEVRIFFAVAGIDPDQALSVASQSTTISDPSLISERDEGHLFEATLEEGNFFGSLLDYGAHPTGFTATPESATLTVELPRTGDIRAFLDMLLRTYEGVELVARRELERPIQTESEFRARYRKRLTDRQEEVLRTAYFAGFFDWPRKATGKQVAELLDVSQPTVNRHVRKGEYELFSLVFGEERPDDESV
- a CDS encoding HEAT repeat domain-containing protein, which gives rise to MSNQTGAADARIEVGYDAAVYERFRGGESNPDAAVRVLAGGRELVRGRDGLRRYCDRLLDAAESVLAGTAATVECYGGGGRYRLVPAGETLRIVPDAERWPGAGADDEAEASGEIDADTSADGDKDRDVAVAVDREEFVTEILRTAETFCDVAVGANPALGADVAPVRERVGAVRVAAAGFGEWGLPVRLLDAVPETAYGGTVYAQTAVVAAGDARFGAFDGDTLADDTARDAPAAARIWLSDVEAVARGDGVGRYIEPNPDALVWHDHAFAGEVVSVGPVPTSARTPADRAPERYALLDVGAGTVAFDPDEVATGDGNSGNGESDGSVAVGDRLRLRASRVHLSDIAVTDAPSLSDRSDASLRDSLSDPARRGAAAAELARRGADDAAAALVDCLRSDPPVADRRALVRALDVLDDRAAVPGLVDRLGDPDPDVRRAVAGALATIGDPEATDPLLAAVRSESDAATRRAVARAARDVDPTGALDYFAGLVRTDTDPEVRETVVRVLSGTRSVHAEALVVEALDDPDTAVACEAIDAVRWLTDERPVGGLLRRLMDDDPTVRAAAAGAFVELGARTPDYHGEGAFGPETRTRVVRGLLERLDDEHVAVRTTAIEALGSQAHPESVAPLCDAYDRDEECRPSVVDALGRIGDPRAIPTVVAALDDDRAGVRRRACRACARLGTAAGVSRLSHLAREDPRPAVRVEAVEALGRIGDDRDEVFDALEAILDVREAGVDARGVERDRSSAFGGAENADLRWEAVTALGRLDHPRSRFLLRWVAEEDPDDSVRDRARSRLE
- a CDS encoding O-acetylhomoserine aminocarboxypropyltransferase/cysteine synthase family protein — protein: MTHGFHTRSLHAGQEPDSATGSRAPPIYQTTSYLFEDADRAADLYSLDAEGDVYSRISNPTTRVLENRLAALESGVGAVATASGMAAFDAAASILASVGDNVVASADMYGGTSTYLTKMASRRGVETRVVDTLDYDAYEEAVDEDTAFVHVETIANPSLKTPDFERLADIAHEARAPLVVDNTFATPYLCRPIEHGADIVWESTTKWIHGSGTTVGGVLVDGGTFPWKRADYDELSGENPAFGVDFVERFGDRAFAMAARQRSLRTLGNQQSPFDAWQTIQGVETLPLRMEKHCANARAVAEALRDHEDVAWVSYPGFEDHPTHGNASEYLQHGFGGMVTFGLADGYEAAKRTCENTDLASFLANIGDAKTLLIHPASTTHAQLSADEQRAAGVGPDMLRLSVGIEDAEDIVADLDGSIRRAAEATR
- a CDS encoding inorganic phosphate transporter; its protein translation is MVEILLVVGLLVAVFVGFNIGGSSTGVAFGPAVGSGLLSKLAAAALMTAFALFGAWTAGREVIKTMGGQIVPQSEFTLAASVAVLFFVGLALLISNTFGVPASTSMTAVGAIAGLGVATGTLDEGVMLEIVSWWIVAPVIAFWTCAMVGRYVYPHLDAKLKLDSSPGPLVEIDSYGVPTPKLGPNTTVREAASTVLVVVIACYMAYSAGASNAANAVAPLVGNGALGINEGILLGAGAIGLGAFTIARRTLDTVGNDLTELPILAALIVETVSASLITFLSYIGIPASLAVSATMCIVGLGWGRATRTVTIGEAIGGKSPGMSVNALTAETREDVPPVGEESETDLAGSDLFDPGTTGRVIFFWLLTPSLSAVASYALFSVTAL
- a CDS encoding O-acetylhomoserine aminocarboxypropyltransferase/cysteine synthase family protein; amino-acid sequence: MADETDNADDGTDGNEANGTQGFSTRSLHAGQEPDAATGSRAPPIYQTTSYVFDDAEDAAGQFALEKEGYIYSRLMNPTVAMLQERLASLEGGVGAAATASGMAAFDLATFLLAEAGDNIVSASSLYGGTYTYLTHTVERRGVTTKFVDTLDYDAYDEAIDEDTAFVHVETIGNPALVTPDFERLSEVAHDNGVPLFVDNTFATPYLCRPLEHGADLVWESTTKWIHGAGTTVGGVLVDGGSFPWTEHAEKYSEIAKPNPAYHGVDFSERFGEAAFTYAAIARGLRDLGNAQSPFDAWTTLEKIESLPLRMDRHCENAMAVAEFLEDHDAVSWVNYPGLESHETHEEASKYLDGGYGGMITFGLAEGYEAARGTVNEVELASLLANVGDAKTLVIHPASTTHQQLTEDEQAAAGVTPDMVRLSVGVEDAADIVADLEQAIETATD